One Brachyspira suanatina DNA segment encodes these proteins:
- a CDS encoding ferritin, which translates to MPIIKEETVKLLNDHLNEEHYSANLYFNMAGWCEKQGLKGCSKFLYNHSSEEHTHLEKFREYINKAGGQAIMGEMKAPECNFHSVAELFEKVIKHEEYITNCINKLVGIAMDNKDYVTLKFLEWFVEEQLEEEELFNDIIKKIKILGDLEGRNLYTFDKFVGNLDTQEHNS; encoded by the coding sequence ATGCCTATAATAAAAGAAGAAACAGTAAAATTATTAAATGATCATTTAAATGAAGAGCATTATTCAGCAAATCTTTATTTTAATATGGCTGGTTGGTGTGAGAAGCAGGGGCTTAAAGGATGCAGTAAATTTTTATATAACCATTCATCAGAAGAGCATACTCATTTAGAAAAATTTAGAGAATATATTAATAAAGCCGGAGGTCAAGCTATAATGGGAGAGATGAAAGCTCCTGAATGTAACTTTCATTCTGTGGCAGAGTTATTTGAGAAAGTAATTAAGCATGAAGAGTATATTACTAATTGCATCAATAAATTAGTTGGTATAGCAATGGATAATAAAGATTATGTAACATTGAAGTTTTTGGAATGGTTTGTTGAAGAACAGCTTGAGGAAGAAGAACTATTTAATGATATTATCAAAAAAATAAAAATCCTAGGAGATTTAGAAGGAAGAAATCTCTATACATTTGATAAGTTTGTAGGTAATTTAGATACTCAGGAACATAACTCATAA